In a single window of the Acetivibrio clariflavus DSM 19732 genome:
- a CDS encoding ATP-binding protein → MKVSKLYDFSINSELCNVCQSVNNIVDFILDRYGPVRDDILFEIKVILNELLLNAIIHGNKEDKTKRVKVRTGIDNDFVYFIIEDEGEGFNFNCSSQPEECLDISDLKESGRGILIVKNLCDKVKYNTKGNKIVVLKKLN, encoded by the coding sequence TTGAAAGTTTCGAAATTATATGACTTTAGCATAAATAGTGAGTTGTGTAATGTATGCCAATCGGTTAATAATATAGTAGATTTTATTCTAGATCGTTATGGCCCGGTAAGAGATGATATTTTATTTGAAATAAAAGTTATATTGAATGAATTGCTTTTAAATGCTATCATACACGGTAATAAAGAGGATAAAACCAAGCGGGTTAAGGTAAGAACCGGTATTGATAACGACTTTGTATACTTTATTATCGAGGATGAAGGAGAAGGATTTAACTTTAATTGTTCAAGTCAACCGGAAGAGTGTTTGGATATTTCGGATTTGAAAGAAAGCGGTAGAGGCATACTCATCGTAAAGAATCTTTGTGATAAAGTAAAATACAATACAAAAGGAAATAAAATAGTGGTGTTAAAGAAGTTGAATTAG
- a CDS encoding SigB/SigF/SigG family RNA polymerase sigma factor, which translates to MTQNIDNIYKTNDDSNDLFVEFKNTKSVEVRNEIVKKYLYLAEIISKKFVNRGVDYEDIYQVASIALIKAVERFDVDKGVKFTSFATPTIIGEIKRFFRDKASVIRIPRRIYEVYQKVTHAREILTQELSRPPRIDEIAKYLNISEETVMEIIESNNAYNMQSFDQNVYNDDDLELHETIGEEDTTFEKIENRDFLIKSLDKFNDAEKSFIEMRYFNNKTQKEIAEKLGVSQMYVSRLEKKVLEKFRRLLIK; encoded by the coding sequence ATGACACAGAACATTGATAACATATACAAGACAAATGATGACAGCAATGATTTGTTTGTGGAGTTTAAGAATACAAAGAGTGTAGAGGTCAGAAATGAGATTGTAAAAAAATATCTATATCTTGCTGAAATAATTTCAAAAAAGTTCGTCAATAGAGGTGTTGATTACGAGGACATTTATCAAGTAGCTTCTATTGCATTGATAAAAGCTGTTGAGCGTTTTGATGTGGATAAAGGAGTCAAATTTACCAGCTTTGCAACTCCCACTATAATAGGTGAGATTAAAAGGTTTTTCAGGGATAAAGCATCTGTAATAAGAATACCCAGAAGAATATATGAAGTATACCAAAAAGTCACTCATGCTCGTGAGATTTTAACCCAGGAGTTGTCCAGACCTCCGAGAATTGATGAAATAGCAAAATATCTTAATATCAGTGAAGAAACTGTTATGGAGATAATTGAATCCAACAATGCATATAATATGCAATCTTTTGATCAGAATGTTTACAATGATGATGACCTTGAGCTGCATGAAACTATTGGTGAAGAGGATACAACTTTTGAAAAAATTGAAAATAGGGATTTTTTAATCAAAAGCCTTGATAAATTCAACGATGCTGAAAAATCATTCATTGAAATGAGATACTTTAACAACAAGACACAGAAAGAAATTGCCGAGAAATTGGGAGTGTCGCAAATGTATGTGTCTCGTTTGGAAAAAAAGGTTTTGGAAAAATTCCGCAGGTTGCTGATTAAATAA
- a CDS encoding ATP-binding protein, with product MDTIELTLPFKAEYVSTARLVASSLANRVGFDIEVIEDIKVSISEVCSKIVNIGSKVADAYKIIFIVSGKEIKITFCCEDTSLKCIFDAENDRLAIDIINALMDNVELCTSNNYILSMSKILEESI from the coding sequence ATGGATACAATAGAGCTTACTTTGCCATTTAAAGCAGAATACGTAAGTACAGCAAGACTGGTGGCGTCAAGCCTCGCAAATAGAGTGGGATTCGATATAGAAGTTATTGAGGATATCAAGGTGTCAATTTCGGAAGTATGCAGTAAAATAGTCAATATAGGAAGCAAAGTTGCAGATGCCTATAAAATTATTTTTATTGTTTCCGGGAAAGAAATCAAGATTACTTTTTGCTGTGAAGATACGTCGCTGAAGTGTATTTTTGATGCTGAGAATGACCGTTTGGCAATAGATATCATAAATGCGTTGATGGATAATGTGGAGTTATGCACTTCCAACAATTATATTTTGTCCATGTCAAAAATACTTGAGGAGAGTATTTAA